From the Oryza glaberrima chromosome 5, OglaRS2, whole genome shotgun sequence genome, one window contains:
- the LOC127774861 gene encoding uncharacterized protein LOC127774861: protein MQHTHRRRQPPFEYTNLSASSAMATTPFFLWATNATSSSSSSAAAAAVSDHDVGGLRAEEETAAAEATQLSPELAAAVARPRLRRQASSSSPAKQQQQQVGGGGGSKRAPQRGLGVAELERLRCGGDPLRDLNAAVAAMGDAAAAIHRHHHHLPLPALDADVAGGRGHYAPLLVRPAPPPLPPPPAAAPFCHLHSSSSAAAGHNVAPPELQFLRDRCMGGFAGAGQLLPLAPEHPSSQSNTIWRPASSSSSSSCLPATHRCDLCSKTMVRALAERGGARGAATTTNNTPDYSIYDLAAAMATARKEKGHGVFLGREWKNDEAAAAAEKEVREIEFFPTSTTHADESEFAAAPFSSSAGGGCGAVPLDLSLRL from the exons ATGCAGCACACCCACAGGAGGAGACAGCCTCCCTTCGAGTACACTAACCTCTCGGCTTCTTCCGCCATGGCGACCACGCCCTTCTTCCTATGGGCCACGaacgccacctcctcctcctcctcctcggccgccgccgccgccgtctctgaCCACGACGTCGGAGGTCTCCGCGCTGAGGaggagacagcggcggcggaggcgacgcaGCTCTCGCcggagctcgcggcggccgtggcgaggccgaggctgcggcggcaggcttcttcctcctcaccggcgaagcagcagcagcagcaggtggggggaggaggagggagcaagAGGGCGCCGCAGCGTGGCCTCGGCGTGGCGGAGCTCGAGCGCCTCCGCTGCGGCGGGGACCCGCTCCGCGACCTcaacgccgccgtggccgccatgggggacgccgccgccgccatccaccgccaccaccaccacctgcctCTCCCCGCcctcgacgccgacgtcgccggcgggcgCGGCCACTACGCGCCGCTGCTGGTCCGCCCggcacctcctccccttcctccgccaccggcggctGCTCCCTTCTGCCACCTCCACTCgtcctcgtcggccgccgccggccacaacGTGGCGCCGCCGGAGCTGCAGTTCTTGAGGGATCGGTGCATGGGtggcttcgccggcgccggccagcTGCTGCCGCTCGCGCCAGAGCACCCTTCAAGCCAAAGCAACACCATCTGGCGCCcggcgtcttcttcttcctcctcctcctgcctccCAGCCACCCACCGCTGCGACCTCTGCTCCAAG ACAATGGTGAGGGCCTTggcggagagaggaggagcacgaggcgccgccaccaccaccaacaacacGCCGGACTACTCCATCTacgatctcgccgccgccatggccaccgctcGCAAG GAGAAGGGGCATGGGGTGTTCTTGGGTAGGGAGTGGAAgaacgacgaggcggcggcggcggcggagaaggaggtgAGGGAGATCGAGTTCTTCCCGACGAGCACCACCCACGCCGACGAGTCGGAGTTCGCCGCGGCGCCGTTCTCCTCGTCGGCCGGTGGTGGCTGCGGCGCCGTGCCATTGGACCTGTCCCTGAGGCTGTAG
- the LOC127772488 gene encoding universal stress protein PHOS32-like, which produces MATHPASPVAGGEKATPPSTPPPVRLAGGAAAAIQPNSPRFFFSSLAAASASASSPHRRIAIAVDLSDESAFAVKWSVQNYLRPGDAVVLLHVRPTSVLYGADWGSIPVSVDDDDSAPDAAQHANAHAATRDEPEEAKKKREEDFDAFTSTKAQDLAQPLVAAQIPFKIHIVKDHDMKERLCLEAERLGLSAMIMGSRGFGASRRAGKGRLGSVSDYCVHHCVCPVVVVRYPDDGAAAGGGEAVGDELRTVPEDEPVYHEAPEGQKEN; this is translated from the exons ATGGCGACCCACCCGGCCTccccggtcgccggcggcgagaaggcCACGCcgccctccacgccgccgccggtgcgccTGGCggggggtgcggcggcggcgatccagCCCAACTCGCCGCGGTTCTTCTTCTcctcgctggcggcggcgtccgcgtccgcctcctccccgcaccgccgcatcgccatcgccgtcgacctctcCGACGAGTCCGCCTTCGCCGTCAAGTGGTCCGTGCAGAACTACCTCCGCCCGGGCGACGCCGTCGTGCTCCTCCACGTCCGCCCCACCTCCGTGCTCTACGGCGCCGACTGGGGCTCCATCCCCGTctccgtcgacgacgacgactccgccCCCGACGCCGCCCAGCACGCCAACGcccacgccgccacgcgcgACGAGCCCGAGGAGGCCAAGAAGAAGCGGGAGGAGGACTTCGACGCCTTCACCTCCACCAAGGCGCAGGACCTGGCGcagccgctcgtcgccgcgcaGATCCCCTTCAAGATCCACATAGTCAAGGACCACGACATGAAGGAGCGCCTCTGCCTCGAGGCCGAGCGCCTCGGCCTGTCCGCCATGATCATGGGCAGCCGCGGCTTCGGCGCCTCGCGCAGGGCGGGCAAAGGGAGGCTCGGGAGCGTCAGCGACTACTGCGTGCACCACTGCGTCTGCCCCGTCGTGGTCGTGCGCTACCCTGAtgatggcgcggcggctggcggtgggGAGGCCGTGGGGGATGAGCTCCGCACGGTGCCTGAGGATGAACCCGTCTACCATGAAGCTCCCGAGGGTCAGAAAG AAAATTGA